From the Paenibacillus sp. FSL H8-0548 genome, one window contains:
- a CDS encoding alpha/beta hydrolase: MSERAKALQQPKQGRAKKVWIWSLGVLLVLILILAIVYQTILYKPSSEAKTAMTSDETVTVSVGQAGYRFEPASSDAAVLQPNVIFYPGGLVDPKSYAPFARELAEAGHRVYIATMPFNLAFMGQNKADAFISEHPEESYVIGGHSLGGVFASRYAAEHLDQIDGVFFLAAYAEEAGSLADVQFPVLQMTATKDGVLNREEWGKGKRYMPNQTEYITIEGGNHAQFGSYGSQKGDNAATITLEEQQKQVISGLLEWMKKLL, from the coding sequence ATGAGTGAGCGTGCAAAGGCTTTGCAGCAACCAAAGCAAGGCCGAGCTAAAAAAGTCTGGATATGGTCATTGGGAGTATTGCTTGTGTTGATCTTAATATTAGCCATTGTATATCAGACAATACTTTATAAACCGTCTTCTGAAGCGAAGACGGCGATGACGAGTGATGAGACCGTTACAGTAAGCGTTGGTCAGGCCGGCTACCGCTTTGAGCCTGCATCTAGCGATGCGGCAGTGCTGCAGCCAAACGTTATTTTTTATCCAGGTGGACTGGTAGATCCGAAGAGCTACGCGCCGTTCGCTCGTGAATTGGCAGAGGCTGGCCACCGGGTATATATTGCAACTATGCCGTTTAATCTTGCTTTTATGGGACAGAACAAAGCCGATGCGTTTATATCGGAGCATCCTGAAGAAAGCTATGTTATTGGCGGCCATTCCCTTGGAGGCGTATTTGCTTCCCGCTATGCAGCTGAGCATTTGGATCAAATCGATGGTGTCTTCTTTCTGGCGGCTTATGCAGAAGAGGCTGGCAGCTTAGCTGATGTTCAATTCCCTGTATTGCAAATGACGGCAACCAAAGATGGTGTGCTGAATAGAGAGGAATGGGGAAAAGGGAAACGTTATATGCCTAATCAAACGGAATATATTACGATAGAAGGCGGAAACCATGCTCAATTTGGCTCCTACGGTTCACAGAAGGGCGATAATGCTGCCACCATTACACTAGAAGAGCAGCAGAAGCAAGTAATTAGCGGATTGCTCGAATGGATGAAGAAGCTTTTATAA
- a CDS encoding transposase has protein sequence MEKRETWKKRGIVKQILKDHFHGFWELHANLFPEELQKAIPEAVNKATRCGTKDMGYARYECMGCTEGKPEPVIICFTCKSRFCHGCGKKYTDDWAEKQQERILNVPHRHTVFTVPKELRKYFFEDRSRLNELSKEVAKVIQYYYRRKNKSKQYDVGVITVIHTFGRDLKFNPHIHALVTEGALDCHKQWKSVEYISFTYLRKSWQKLLMDLMLKWHPGDAKVKTLVNQLYSRYKHGFYVNAEQRMKDARGAAKYIGRYLARPAIAEYRIIKYDYHTVHYWYEDHQTGKRIDVVAPVMKFIYALVQHIPPKHFRMVGRYGLYSRSKNKESQKIVNLWRYMVHKQIEMTFPPKEKRRKTYRQRMLETYERDPIACPCCKQTMLLVVIWHADYGRIYYYDEESERAYKKKWGVRANERKERQETG, from the coding sequence ATGGAGAAGCGAGAAACATGGAAGAAACGAGGGATCGTGAAACAGATCTTGAAGGATCATTTTCATGGGTTTTGGGAACTTCATGCGAATCTATTCCCGGAAGAACTGCAGAAAGCGATACCGGAAGCCGTAAACAAGGCAACGCGATGCGGCACGAAGGATATGGGTTACGCGAGATATGAATGTATGGGTTGTACGGAGGGAAAACCGGAACCGGTCATTATCTGTTTTACTTGTAAGAGTCGGTTTTGTCATGGATGCGGAAAGAAATACACCGATGACTGGGCAGAAAAGCAACAGGAGCGAATCCTGAATGTCCCCCATCGTCATACCGTGTTTACGGTACCAAAAGAGTTGAGGAAATACTTCTTTGAGGATCGGAGTCGTTTGAACGAGCTTAGTAAAGAAGTGGCGAAGGTCATCCAATATTACTATCGGCGTAAAAATAAGAGCAAACAGTATGACGTGGGCGTCATTACGGTCATTCATACGTTTGGAAGGGATCTAAAGTTTAATCCGCATATTCATGCCCTGGTTACGGAAGGTGCGTTAGATTGCCATAAGCAGTGGAAGAGTGTGGAGTATATTTCTTTTACCTACTTGAGAAAGTCATGGCAGAAGCTACTTATGGATTTAATGTTGAAGTGGCATCCTGGCGATGCGAAGGTAAAAACGTTGGTAAACCAACTGTACAGTCGGTACAAGCATGGATTTTATGTCAACGCAGAACAACGAATGAAGGATGCCCGTGGAGCGGCCAAGTATATTGGACGTTATCTGGCTCGTCCGGCAATCGCAGAGTATCGCATTATAAAGTATGACTACCATACGGTACATTACTGGTACGAAGATCATCAGACAGGAAAGAGGATCGATGTCGTAGCCCCTGTCATGAAATTCATTTATGCCCTGGTGCAACATATCCCGCCGAAGCATTTTCGAATGGTAGGCAGGTATGGCCTGTACAGCAGAAGTAAGAATAAGGAGTCGCAAAAGATCGTTAACTTATGGCGGTACATGGTCCATAAACAGATTGAAATGACGTTCCCGCCGAAGGAAAAGAGAAGAAAGACGTACCGTCAGCGGATGTTGGAGACTTATGAACGGGATCCGATCGCCTGTCCCTGCTGCAAACAAACCATGTTGCTTGTGGTTATTTGGCATGCAGACTATGGGCGAATTTATTATTATGATGAGGAAAGTGAACGAGCGTATAAGAAGAAATGGGGGGTTCGGGCTAATGAACGAAAGGAAAGGCAAGAAACAGGATAG
- a CDS encoding S-layer homology domain-containing protein encodes MIRSKKAFFMMMLASIMMLSFVLPASAAEIPQENYTYTISKTTGEVKETVTIEDTGEIYEDLEISSVLVPENAVLTVTAKVDLSATVIGYSWEKGVLVAEALPMTINGKETSEEGLPANTTATVTFNQGVSYYEFFIFDEKTEAVSSLFFKIDKWIGKSDQPDVWAKTEVEIAMAAGLIPAELQSGYKQKITRADFAKIIIKLLEVQTGQTIDAILAENELSLSDNPFTDTTIKEVIAANLMGIVNGKGNGKFDPSGSITRQEAAVMLTNTAEVLGYDVLTDASAFADKSSIASWAKTSVDFVFMYDIMNGTGNNNFSPKGNYTRQQAYMTITRLNDALQ; translated from the coding sequence GTGATTAGAAGTAAAAAGGCTTTTTTTATGATGATGCTGGCAAGTATAATGATGTTGTCTTTCGTACTGCCTGCTTCAGCGGCTGAAATACCGCAGGAGAACTACACGTATACCATCTCTAAGACAACCGGTGAAGTGAAAGAAACGGTAACCATTGAGGATACAGGTGAAATTTATGAGGATTTGGAAATTTCTTCAGTACTCGTTCCGGAAAATGCAGTTTTAACCGTCACAGCAAAGGTTGATCTCAGTGCTACGGTCATCGGATACAGCTGGGAAAAAGGTGTTTTAGTAGCAGAAGCGCTACCAATGACGATTAATGGCAAGGAAACGTCGGAGGAAGGTTTGCCTGCAAATACAACTGCCACAGTAACATTTAATCAAGGTGTTTCTTATTATGAGTTTTTCATATTTGATGAGAAAACAGAGGCTGTGTCCAGCCTTTTCTTCAAGATTGACAAGTGGATAGGAAAAAGCGATCAACCAGATGTTTGGGCTAAAACTGAAGTAGAGATAGCGATGGCAGCAGGACTTATACCTGCGGAATTGCAAAGCGGCTACAAGCAAAAAATAACCCGCGCTGATTTTGCGAAAATTATTATTAAGTTATTGGAAGTGCAAACCGGTCAAACGATTGATGCTATTTTAGCGGAGAATGAGCTTAGCCTTAGCGATAACCCTTTTACAGATACGACTATAAAGGAAGTTATTGCGGCAAATCTGATGGGTATCGTAAACGGTAAGGGCAACGGCAAATTTGATCCCAGCGGCAGCATAACAAGGCAGGAAGCGGCTGTTATGCTTACGAACACAGCAGAGGTGCTTGGTTATGATGTGCTGACAGATGCTTCTGCTTTTGCTGATAAAAGCAGCATTGCCAGCTGGGCTAAGACAAGCGTAGACTTTGTATTCATGTACGATATTATGAATGGAACTGGAAATAACAACTTTAGTCCAAAAGGAAATTATACGCGTCAACAGGCATATATGACGATTACTCGTTTGAATGACGCGCTGCAATAA
- a CDS encoding ATP-binding protein, translating to MSDHNDHDELANRRRNKLKLLHFDANGKDLVESEKPNETFADVGGLEDVKKKIRMNFILPLKQPELFAAYGKEAGGSLLLYGPPGCGKTFLARAVAGEIDANFMHIELQAILGMYVGQSENNLHDIFEKARENKPCVIFIDELDAMGGSRNQMRQHHDRILVNQLLMELDGLRTFNDQVFVIGATNTPWYLDSALRRPGRFNHMIFVPPPEEVERSTILQLKLADKPLASLDLSKISKETKYFSGADLEQIVKDAVESALERTLEIGEIQPITQDDLKKASKQRKATTLDWFATAKNYATFSDVNQDYQIVLDYMKQSGLK from the coding sequence ATGTCCGATCATAACGACCACGATGAGCTTGCTAATCGCCGTCGCAATAAGCTAAAGCTGCTTCATTTTGATGCGAACGGTAAGGATTTAGTAGAGTCAGAGAAGCCGAATGAGACGTTCGCTGATGTTGGCGGTCTTGAGGATGTTAAGAAAAAAATTCGCATGAACTTTATTTTGCCGCTGAAGCAGCCTGAGCTTTTTGCCGCTTATGGCAAGGAAGCAGGCGGAAGCTTGCTGCTATATGGACCTCCAGGCTGCGGCAAAACCTTCCTAGCCAGAGCAGTAGCTGGTGAAATTGATGCCAATTTCATGCATATTGAGCTGCAGGCTATTCTAGGTATGTATGTGGGGCAAAGCGAAAATAATTTGCATGATATTTTTGAGAAAGCACGTGAGAATAAGCCATGCGTCATCTTCATCGACGAGCTCGATGCAATGGGCGGCAGCCGCAATCAAATGCGTCAGCACCACGATCGCATTCTCGTCAATCAGCTTCTCATGGAGCTTGACGGACTTCGTACGTTTAATGATCAAGTGTTTGTCATCGGCGCAACGAATACACCTTGGTATCTTGACTCAGCGCTTCGCAGACCTGGTCGATTTAACCATATGATCTTTGTACCACCGCCAGAAGAAGTCGAGCGATCAACGATCTTACAGTTGAAGCTGGCTGACAAACCGCTTGCTTCACTTGATTTAAGCAAAATCTCGAAGGAGACAAAGTATTTCTCCGGCGCAGATCTCGAGCAGATTGTGAAGGACGCTGTCGAAAGCGCATTGGAGAGAACGCTAGAAATTGGAGAGATCCAACCAATTACACAGGATGATCTGAAGAAGGCGTCCAAGCAGCGTAAAGCGACAACGCTTGATTGGTTTGCCACTGCCAAAAACTATGCAACGTTCAGCGATGTGAACCAAGACTATCAAATCGTTCTAGATTATATGAAGCAAAGCGGTTTAAAATAA
- a CDS encoding tetratricopeptide repeat protein, giving the protein MIEDASSQRYERIQQLVQWKKYQDATNEAMALIRDTPEDAYAYALLGHVCLHMEQLDQALHWSEESLQRNPENELAWLVRVNAYYTKQNFKAAAEAIAEAQRIDPYEPHYFFLLANINNKVRKYAEARDLLLKALEISPENALYIANLSYNEALLLNFSESKLLASKALRLDVESDMVYMYLGWSAERRNDYEDYLLMLKNAIRLDPDDKQIRQQFLEALQKNYKWYRIMLMPGNLLKRMKTWQIIVSWIVLWILFRPFIILFIVLYILTHWTTKLLVHVKVFGWRRRG; this is encoded by the coding sequence ATGATAGAAGACGCCAGCAGTCAGCGATATGAGAGAATTCAACAGCTCGTGCAGTGGAAAAAATACCAGGATGCCACAAACGAAGCTATGGCGCTTATTCGGGATACACCGGAGGACGCTTATGCTTATGCGCTACTCGGCCACGTTTGCCTTCATATGGAGCAGCTAGATCAAGCCCTTCATTGGTCAGAAGAATCACTTCAGCGTAATCCAGAAAATGAGTTAGCCTGGTTAGTGCGCGTCAACGCTTACTATACAAAACAAAACTTTAAGGCTGCTGCTGAAGCAATTGCGGAAGCGCAGCGAATTGATCCTTACGAGCCGCATTATTTTTTCTTGCTCGCCAATATAAACAATAAGGTGAGAAAATATGCGGAAGCAAGAGATTTATTGCTTAAAGCACTTGAGATTTCTCCTGAAAATGCGCTGTATATCGCTAACCTGAGCTACAACGAAGCTTTGCTTCTCAATTTTTCTGAATCAAAGCTGCTCGCAAGCAAAGCTTTACGACTGGATGTAGAGTCAGACATGGTCTATATGTATCTGGGCTGGTCCGCCGAGAGGCGAAATGACTATGAGGATTATTTGCTCATGCTGAAGAATGCGATCAGACTTGACCCGGATGACAAACAAATTCGCCAGCAGTTTCTTGAAGCTCTACAAAAAAATTATAAATGGTATCGAATTATGCTCATGCCGGGAAATCTCTTGAAAAGAATGAAAACATGGCAGATTATTGTTTCCTGGATTGTATTATGGATCTTGTTCCGACCATTCATTATCCTATTCATCGTTCTTTATATCCTCACGCATTGGACAACAAAGTTACTGGTGCATGTGAAAGTATTTGGCTGGAGACGTCGGGGGTGA
- a CDS encoding nicotinate phosphoribosyltransferase has protein sequence MSDNNLTLHTDKYQINMMYAHWLQGSMNEKAVFEVSFRKLPFGNGFAVFAGLERIVQYIRSIHFGEAEIAYLRTQEENYAEGFLDTLRELRFTGNIYSVEEGTLVFANEPLICVEARIFEAQLVETAILNMMNYQTLIATKAARIKLVAQNDILLEFGTRRAQEADAAIWGARATYLAGFDATSNMRAGMLFGIPAKGTHAHSWVQGHNTEEEAFHAYADSMPDHVTLLVDTYNTLKSGVPNAIKIGHLLEKKGKRMNAIRLDSGDLAYLSQEARKMLDEAGLEYVQIVASNDLDEGIIDNLKSQGAKIDVWGVGTKLITAADQPSLGGVYKLVAREKDGSYEPVIKISANPEKVSTPGFKSLYRIINTDTGKAEADYIALKNEQHIELGERIKLFDPVHPYIHKYIERYEAIPLLKPIFTQGELVYKLPSLEQIRSYHRGQFELFWPQYLRKLNAEAYRVNLSEAVWELKRDLIQRYQ, from the coding sequence ATGAGCGATAACAATTTGACACTGCATACGGATAAGTACCAAATTAATATGATGTATGCGCATTGGCTGCAAGGGAGCATGAATGAGAAGGCGGTATTCGAGGTCTCTTTCCGCAAGCTTCCCTTTGGAAACGGCTTTGCCGTCTTTGCGGGATTGGAGAGAATTGTGCAGTATATCCGCTCCATTCATTTTGGCGAAGCAGAAATTGCTTATTTGCGGACACAGGAGGAAAATTATGCCGAGGGATTTTTGGATACGCTGCGTGAGCTTCGATTTACGGGCAATATCTATTCGGTAGAGGAAGGCACGCTCGTCTTTGCAAACGAGCCGCTGATTTGTGTGGAAGCACGTATTTTCGAAGCGCAGCTTGTAGAAACCGCAATTCTTAATATGATGAATTATCAGACACTTATCGCGACCAAGGCCGCACGTATTAAGTTGGTTGCGCAGAATGACATCCTGCTGGAGTTTGGTACGAGGCGAGCACAAGAAGCGGATGCGGCAATTTGGGGAGCGAGAGCGACTTATCTTGCAGGCTTTGATGCTACTTCAAATATGCGGGCGGGTATGCTCTTTGGCATTCCAGCGAAAGGGACGCATGCTCACTCCTGGGTGCAGGGACATAATACGGAGGAAGAAGCCTTCCATGCTTATGCGGATTCCATGCCAGATCATGTAACATTGCTAGTAGATACATATAATACGCTCAAAAGCGGGGTTCCAAACGCGATTAAGATTGGTCATTTATTGGAGAAAAAGGGGAAACGGATGAATGCTATCCGACTCGATAGCGGCGATCTTGCTTATCTCTCGCAAGAAGCGCGGAAAATGCTGGATGAAGCAGGGCTTGAGTATGTACAAATCGTTGCTTCCAATGACTTGGATGAAGGCATCATCGATAATCTTAAGTCGCAGGGGGCGAAGATTGATGTATGGGGTGTTGGCACAAAGCTGATTACCGCTGCAGATCAGCCATCTCTTGGCGGGGTGTACAAGCTTGTTGCCAGGGAGAAGGATGGAAGCTATGAGCCAGTTATTAAAATTTCGGCAAATCCAGAGAAAGTATCCACACCAGGCTTTAAGTCACTGTATCGTATTATTAATACGGATACCGGAAAAGCTGAGGCGGATTATATTGCACTTAAAAACGAACAGCATATAGAGCTAGGAGAACGGATTAAACTATTTGACCCCGTTCATCCCTACATTCACAAGTATATCGAACGCTATGAAGCGATACCGCTGTTAAAGCCTATATTCACCCAAGGAGAGCTGGTGTACAAGCTGCCAAGCTTGGAGCAAATCCGCAGCTATCATCGAGGGCAGTTTGAGCTTTTCTGGCCGCAATACTTGCGAAAGCTGAATGCAGAGGCCTACCGTGTCAACCTAAGTGAAGCCGTCTGGGAGCTAAAGCGGGACTTGATCCAGCGCTATCAATAG